GTCCATCCCGACCCTGCCAGCGCCGACGCCGACGCGTCGGCGTCCGCGTTCGACGTGACCGCCGACCCCCGCGCGGCGTGGCGCTACTGGACCGACAGCGAGGCCCGTGACCACCTTCGAGGTCTCGCGCTCGACCCCGACGAGTCGTGGGCGCTTTCGGAACTGACCCGCGACGACCTCCGCACTGCGGCCGACGAGGACGGCCTGTTCGTCGTGCAGAACGACGGAACCCGCGGGTTCGCTCACCGAGTCCGAGAGTACGAGCGCGATTCGGACGCGAACGGAACCGACGAATCCGTGCAGTGGATCGAGTACGGCGTCGGCGCGTGGGCCGACGCCGAGAGCGCCGACGCGCTGTTCGACGCGATAGCCCGCGACGCCGCCGACCGCGGGGCCGACCGGACGCGAGTGTTGGTCCCCGAGACGACCCGAGTTGTCAGCGACGCGGCGCTCTGCCGGGTCGAAATCGCCGACGAACCCGACTTCGTGTTGGGCGCGGACCTGACCGCCTGAGAAGAGTTCGTTCAGTCGTCGGCCCGCTTGCTTTCCTCTTGCTGGTCGTCCGTGCGCTCGTCGGCGGTCCGGTCGTCTGCTTCCGTGGGAATGTTCGGGTCCGACACCTCGATGTCGTCTTCGTTCCAGTCGAAGTTCTCGACCCCGCCGCCGTGTTCGAGGATGAACGGGCCGGACGCGAGCGTCCGAAGCGTCACGGCCATCGCCCGGAGGACGTACGCGGTGAGCGTCAGATACGGTACGAGCGCGATGGTGTACGCG
This genomic stretch from Halorussus pelagicus harbors:
- a CDS encoding GNAT family N-acetyltransferase, whose translation is MHAGVEVREARHDDYDEIAAFTQDTWPERDGGDYIPDIYHDWIDGEDKRTAVAVVDGEVAGLAQAVMLSDWEAWNQGMRVNPEFRGRGVSVKVSEDLFEWAREQGATIARNMVFSWNAAGLGQSRAMGYDPVTEFRWVHPDPASADADASASAFDVTADPRAAWRYWTDSEARDHLRGLALDPDESWALSELTRDDLRTAADEDGLFVVQNDGTRGFAHRVREYERDSDANGTDESVQWIEYGVGAWADAESADALFDAIARDAADRGADRTRVLVPETTRVVSDAALCRVEIADEPDFVLGADLTA